Within the Deltaproteobacteria bacterium genome, the region GCATACAGCCCCTGATAACTCGTGCCGCGCGGCCACGGCGTCGACTTTTCCTGCGCCGCGGTGAACGTGAGTCCGGGCTCCACGATCGCGACGCGAATCCCGAGCGGCGCCAGCTCGAGGGCGAGCGCTTCGAGCGCGGCTTCCGCTGCGAACTTGGAGGCCGAGTAGGCCGCGTTCGTGGGGTGCACGATGCGCCCCGATTGGGACGTCACCGCAACGACCGCGCCGCTGCCGCGCGCGCGAAAATGCGGCAGCACGGCCTGCGCGCAGCGCACGATGCCGAGCACGTTCGTCTCGTAGAGCGCGCGGAACGTCGCGAGCGGCGTCTCCTCGAACGCCGCACCCGCGTGGAAGCCCGCGTTCGCGACGAGCGCATCGATGCGGCCGTGCGCCGCGATCGCGTCGGCAATCGCGCGCGCGACCGACGCGTCGTCGGTCACATCGAGCTGCGCGAGCGAGACCGGCAGCGACTCGCGCTGCGCGCTCTCGCGCAGCTGTTCACCGCGCGCGAAGGCGCGCATCGTCGCCACCACGCGATGCCCGCGGCGCGCGAGCGCGAGCGCCGCGGCGCGACCGATGCCGGTGCTCGCGCCGGTGACGAGGACGACGCTCACTGCGCGCGAATCGCCATCGGGTGCTCGGGCTTCAGCACCTTCAGCAGCTCGATCACGTTGCCGTCGGGATCGCGGCCGTACGCGAACCACAGCTCGTCCGTCTTCTGCGCGGGGCAGTGGAACTTCATGCCGAGCGCCTCGCAGCGGGCTTGCTCCTGGTCCACGTCGTCCACGAGCAGGCAGATGTGCGTATAGCCGTGATCGCTGACGGGCCGGTTCTGGTTCTGCGGCGTCGGCGCCGGCTGCGCGAACTCGAACAGCTCCAGCATCGAGTCGCCGCTGCGCAGCATCGCCGCGCGGGCCGCAGAGTCCGGGAGCCCGAGCACGGCGTTGATCGACTTCACGCCGCGCGGCCAGCCCATGCCGTGGACGCGCTTGAAGTGGAAGACGCGCTCGTAGAAGTCGACGAGGCGGTCGAGGTTCGGCGTCGAGATCGCGGTGTGGTGAATGCGCATGGAGTCTCCTCTGCAGCGCATGATGCGGGCGCGATAGCCTCCGCGCATCGGGAGAGCGGAATGGCCGGGATCACGCACCGCAGTTTCGTCAGCTACATCGATCGCACGCGCGAGTTCTACGCCGCGCAGGGCTATGCGAAGCCGTACGTGTGGGCGCGCAACGTCGACGCGCCGTTCGCGCGCCTCGCGAAGCCGCTCGCCGAAAGCCGCGTCGCGGTTGTTACGACCGCGAGCCCGTGGCGCGAGTGGAAGCCCGTCGACGGCGTGCTGCGCGGCGGCAAGCAGGTGTGGTCGGGCGCGACCGCAACCCCGCCGGAGCGCCTGTTCACGGACGATCTCGCCTGGGACAAGGAGGCGACGCACACGCGCGACGTGGAGTCGTACGTTCCGCTGCGGCGCCTCGCCGAGTACGTCGCTGCGGGACGAATCGGCGCGCTCGCGCCGCGCTTCCACGGCGTGCCCACCGACTACTCACAGCGGCGCACGATCGAGCAGGACGCACCGGAGGTGCTGAAGCGCTGCCGCGAAGACGCGGTCGACGTCGCGCTCCTCGTGCCGCTTTGACCCGTCTGCCACCAGACCGTGAGTCTGGTCAGCCGCCACCTCGAAGCGAACGGCATCCCCACCGTGGTGATCGGCAGCGCGCACGACATCGTGGAAGAGTGCGGCGTCGCGCGCTTCCTGTTTAGCGACTTCCCGCTCGGCAGCCCGTGCGGCCGCCCTTACGACGCGGCGATGCAGCGCACGATCGTCGGCTACGCGCTCGATCTGCTCGAGAGCGCGCGCCTCCCGCGCACGACGGTGCAGACGCCGCTGCGCTGGAGCGAGGACGAGGCGTGGAAGCAGCGCTACGCGCGCGTCGACGCGGAGCGAATCGAAGCGCTGAAGCGCGCGGGCGAGCGGCGGCGCGCGCAGCAGCAGGCGGCGAAGGACGACGGGAGCGTGCGGACGAGCTAACGCGGCGCGACAGCGACCCACACGAGGCTCGGCACTGCACCCAGCTTCGCGTCGTGCGTGATGTAGTCGCGAGCGGAGTCGCGGCGCATGTGGAGGCGCGCCATCACGGCTTGCGAGCGCGCGTTGTCGGGACCGGTGTAGGCGAGCACCTCGCGCGCGCCGATGCGCGCGAAGAAATCCGCGAGCGACGCGGCCGCCGCTTCGCTGGCGAACCCGTGACCCCAAGCCTTGCGTGCGAGCCGCCAACCGATGTCAAAGTGCGCACCGAGCGCGTGCTCAGCGCCATGCTCGAGCACGCCCACGTATCCGAGGAACTCGCGCGCGGGCGACTCCACGAGCCAGCGCGTAAAGCCGCGGTCCGAGAACGACGCGACGTAGCGCGCGAGCTTCTGCTCGGCTGCCGCTCGGGAGATGGGGCCGCCGTAGTCCCACATCACTTCGGGATCGACGCACAGCGCGATCAGCGCCTCGCGATCGTCCTCGCGCCACGGGCGCAAGCGGAGGCGCCGTGTCTCGATCACGGCGCCCCTAATGACTCACGGCTTGCACACGTGTGGCAGCGGGTGCCGATACAGCTTCGCCGCGTTCTCGTGGGTGATCTTGCGGATCCATTCCTTCGGGAGCTTCCCGAGCATGCGCTCCATCACGGCCTGCGTGTCCGGCCAGGTGCCGTCGCCGTGCGGGTAGTCGCTCTCGGCCACGACGTGGTCGATGCCGACGTGCTCGAGCGTCGAGATCGTCGAGGGGTCGTCGATCATGCAGAACCAGAAGTTGCGCCGTAACACCTGCGAGGGCGTGTTGTGCCGGTCGGGCCAGCCCGCGCCGTAGCCCGAGCGCGCCATGATGTTGTCGAGGCGGTCGGCGAGCATCGCGACCCAGCCGATGCCGGACTCGGCGATCGCGATCTTCAGCGTGGGGTACCGCGCGGGCCAGCCGCTCCACAGCCACTCGGCGCAGGTGTCGATCGCCATCGGCCCGAACTTCGTCGCGCCGAGCTCGAGCATGGGCGCACCGGGCGGCATCTTGCCGAAGCCAGAGCTGCCGACGTGCAGCGAGAGCACCGTCTCCGTCTCGGCGCACGCACGCACGATCGGCTCCCAGTGCGGCTGGAAGACCGACGGCAGGCCCTGGTTGTGCGGCTGCTCCGGAATCGTCACGGCCTTGAAGCCGCGCTTCGCGTTGCGCCGAATCTCGGCGGCGCCGCGCTCGGGGTCGCGCAGGTTCGTGATCGCGAGCGGAATGAAGCGCGCGGGGAAGGGCGTGGCCCACTCCTCGTGGATCCAGTCGTTCCACGCCTCGATGCAAGCGTGGCCGAGCGCGGGATCCTTCGCCTCCGCGAAGAGCGTGCCGCCGAAGCCCGTGACACCCGACGGGTAGTTCACCGAGGC harbors:
- a CDS encoding SDR family NAD(P)-dependent oxidoreductase, translated to MSVVLVTGASTGIGRAAALALARRGHRVVATMRAFARGEQLRESAQRESLPVSLAQLDVTDDASVARAIADAIAAHGRIDALVANAGFHAGAAFEETPLATFRALYETNVLGIVRCAQAVLPHFRARGSGAVVAVTSQSGRIVHPTNAAYSASKFAAEAALEALALELAPLGIRVAIVEPGLTFTAAQEKSTPWPRGTSYQGLYARTGAVFTRDAEVGSSAELVGEVVADAVESREARLRWPVGRDAARNLAGRAALSDDEWVRLHAEPDAERFLARWRTVMGDRD
- a CDS encoding VOC family protein gives rise to the protein MRIHHTAISTPNLDRLVDFYERVFHFKRVHGMGWPRGVKSINAVLGLPDSAARAAMLRSGDSMLELFEFAQPAPTPQNQNRPVSDHGYTHICLLVDDVDQEQARCEALGMKFHCPAQKTDELWFAYGRDPDGNVIELLKVLKPEHPMAIRAQ
- a CDS encoding GNAT family N-acetyltransferase, giving the protein MIETRRLRLRPWREDDREALIALCVDPEVMWDYGGPISRAAAEQKLARYVASFSDRGFTRWLVESPAREFLGYVGVLEHGAEHALGAHFDIGWRLARKAWGHGFASEAAAASLADFFARIGAREVLAYTGPDNARSQAVMARLHMRRDSARDYITHDAKLGAVPSLVWVAVAPR
- a CDS encoding amidohydrolase; amino-acid sequence: MARVVKLGIKRPVTQPLLPDPAPREEKYTLISVDDHLMEPPHTFEGRLPNKFADQAPQVVETEEGHEVWVFEDTPYFQVGFMCVAGRAKEDQRYEPARFDEIRPGAFDAKARVKDMDINGVYASVNYPSGVTGFGGTLFAEAKDPALGHACIEAWNDWIHEEWATPFPARFIPLAITNLRDPERGAAEIRRNAKRGFKAVTIPEQPHNQGLPSVFQPHWEPIVRACAETETVLSLHVGSSGFGKMPPGAPMLELGATKFGPMAIDTCAEWLWSGWPARYPTLKIAIAESGIGWVAMLADRLDNIMARSGYGAGWPDRHNTPSQVLRRNFWFCMIDDPSTISTLEHVGIDHVVAESDYPHGDGTWPDTQAVMERMLGKLPKEWIRKITHENAAKLYRHPLPHVCKP